The Desulfovibrio sp. DNA window AGATGTTCGCCCAGTACCAGCCACGACAAGGCCACCCCGCTCAGAGGCACAAGACCGGTAAAGGCAGCCGCCGCGCTGGCCGGAACAAGGGCAATCCCCTTGAACCAGAGCACATACGAAAGGTACGAAACAGCCGCCCCATAATAGACGATGCAGCCCAGTGCCATGCCCGTAATCCCTGCAAAGTCATAGTGCCAGGAGTCAAACAGCGCCACAGGCAGCAGCATGATAAAGGCGTACAGGGAAACAGCAGTCGTTCGCCGCAGGGGTGACATGGCGCAGCAATGCGCCTTGCTGAGCACAGAAAACGCAGCCTCTCCCAGCACGGCCGCAAGTACAAGGCCGTTGCCCAGCAAACTGCGCCACAGATGGTCTTGCGCCAGACCTGCGGGTAGCCCGGCTGTCTGCCCCGCTGCGCCATGCTCTGCCAGAAAGGGTGAAACATTGATCGCCACCAGCCCCAGGCTCACGCAGGCAATACCGCAGATACGGCGCAAGGGCGGGCGCTCTTGCAGCATTACCCAGGCAAGCAGCCCGATAACTGCCGGGGCCGCGCTGCTCATAAGCCCGGCAGACGCAGCACTGGTAAAACGCAGCCCCTCAAAGGTAAATACGCGATAGAGGGCGATACCGAACAGGGCCTGCAGAGCTAATGTGGCGTGAGTACGCCGGTCAAGTGCCCCCCTTTCTCCCCGCAGCCACAACATGGGCAGCATTATCACCAGCCCCGCTCCCAAACCCAGCTCTGCCGCAAGACAAACTGGCAGGCTGCCCACCAGCAGTTTGCCAGCCACCACAGCGCTGCCCGCAATGCTCATGGCAAGGGTCAGGCATACCCACGCCAGCCCCTGTTTGCTGCGGCTTGCATCATGCGTGGCGTCTGTGCCGCCTGTTCCTGCCTTTTGCGCTGATCGCTCGCTATCCACATCCCGTGCTTCAGCGGTTGTCTTCAGGCAGTGGGTGTCAACAACCGTTCCAAATGCACGATTTTCGCAACTTTCCATTATCCGTCTCCTCAATAACAGGCTTATTGACCGCAACGCATGGCGCGCATTGCCATCTGGCAGAGGAGAAGGTAGCGTGGATGAAGTGGTCTGGATAAGATCCAATTTTCTACAAAAATAACCATACCAATACGGATACACCATGTGGCTGACACTCGATAAGCAGAGCCCACTGTCGCTCAACCGGCAGATAAGCAGCCAGATCAGG harbors:
- a CDS encoding DMT family transporter gives rise to the protein MESCENRAFGTVVDTHCLKTTAEARDVDSERSAQKAGTGGTDATHDASRSKQGLAWVCLTLAMSIAGSAVVAGKLLVGSLPVCLAAELGLGAGLVIMLPMLWLRGERGALDRRTHATLALQALFGIALYRVFTFEGLRFTSAASAGLMSSAAPAVIGLLAWVMLQERPPLRRICGIACVSLGLVAINVSPFLAEHGAAGQTAGLPAGLAQDHLWRSLLGNGLVLAAVLGEAAFSVLSKAHCCAMSPLRRTTAVSLYAFIMLLPVALFDSWHYDFAGITGMALGCIVYYGAAVSYLSYVLWFKGIALVPASAAAAFTGLVPLSGVALSWLVLGEHLLWTHLAGLACVMAGIWLSCGARVVPARK